The following are from one region of the Euleptes europaea isolate rEulEur1 chromosome 11, rEulEur1.hap1, whole genome shotgun sequence genome:
- the MKX gene encoding homeobox protein Mohawk isoform X2: MNTIVFNKLGGQMLFDDGAAERERGGSRPYAAVLDVSPHREVLLADSPSMKDNLSLRHRRTGTRQNSGKVRHKRQALQDMARPLKQWLYKHRDNPYPTKTEKILLALGSQMTLVQVSNWFANARRRLKNTVRQPDLSWALRIKLYNKYVQGNAERLSVSSDDSCSEDGENPPRSHMNEGGYNTPVHHTVIKTESSVIKSGVRPEGSANEDYVSPPKYKSSLLNRYLNDSLRHVMATNAAMMEKTRQRNHSGSFSSNEFEEELVSPSSSETEGNFVYRTETLENGPNKCES; the protein is encoded by the exons ATGAACACCATCGTCTTCAACAAGCTGGGCGGCCAGATGCTCTTCGACGACGGCGCGGCGGAGCGGGAGCGCGGCGGCAGCCGGCCCTACGCGGCGGTCCTCGACGTCTCGCCCCACCGGGAGGTGCTCCTGGCCGACAGCCCCTCCATGAAAGACAACCTCAGCCTTCGGCACAGGAGGACCGG CACCCGGCAGAACAGTGGAAAGGTGAGGCACAAACGCCAGGCCTTGCAGGACATGGCGCGGCCATTGAAACAATGGCTGTACAAGCACCGAGACAACCCGTACCCCACTAAGACAGAGAAGATCTTGCTGGCTCTTGGCTCCCAAATGACTCTGGTGCAG GTATCAAACTGGTTTGCCAACGCAAGGCGTCGCCTTAAAAATACTGTCCGGCAGCCGGACCTCAGCTGGGCTTTACGGATAAAGCTGTACAACAAGTATGTTCAAGGAAATGCTGAAAGACTTAGTGTAAGCAGCGATGATTCATGTTCAGAAG ATGGCGAAAATCCTCCAAGAAGCCATATGAACGAAGGGGGATACAACACACCGGTTCATCACACTGTAATTAAAACTGAAAGCTCAGTAATAAAATCTGGAGTTCGACCAGAAGGGAGTGCCAATGAGGATTACGTATCGCCCCCCAAATACAAAAGCAGCTTGTTGAATCGCTACCTGAATGACTCATTGAGGCACGTCATGGCCACAAATGCAGCCATGATGGAAAAAACAAGGCAAAGGAACCACTCGGGTTCGTTTAGCTCCAACGAATTTGAAGAGGAACTGGTGTCTCCATCATCCTCCGAGACTGAAGGCAATTTTGTCTACCGAACAG